The Thermovirga sp. genome contains a region encoding:
- a CDS encoding pyridoxal-phosphate dependent enzyme has product MAVLPTPIQPAGRLSALLGSERVLLKRDDLTGMALSGNKIRKLEYCAADALSQAADVHITCGGPQSNRARATAAVAAKLGLEYHLVLNGLPGAP; this is encoded by the coding sequence TTCCCACACCGATACAGCCCGCCGGCAGGCTCTCAGCCCTGCTGGGAAGCGAGAGAGTGCTGCTGAAGAGGGATGACCTGACCGGCATGGCCCTTTCAGGAAACAAGATCCGGAAACTGGAATACTGCGCCGCCGACGCCCTGTCCCAAGCCGCCGATGTGCACATAACCTGCGGGGGTCCCCAGTCCAACCGGGCGAGAGCCACTGCGGCAGTGGCGGCCAAACTCGGCCTGGAATACCACCTTGTACTCAACGGACTCCCGGGGGCTCCCTGA
- a CDS encoding bacteriocin family protein, producing the protein MDILKRSISPISDAAWQEIDEQAIKVLKSRLSGRKFVDVLGPFGWDHAVVSTGRLDVSAGEDKEDVRWGVHVVQPLVETRSFFEMDIWELDNVARGVKDLELDNLISAAEKIASFEENALYNGFEPGCIVGLAQAGEEHQISVTTENPRSIMAGVSEGLVFFQKSAVEGPYILVAGPQLWKAIDVAGEGYPLRKRITSLFDGGIILAPELEGGFLVSSRGGDFELTLGQDFSIGFECSTGDKVQFFMAESFSFRVLEPNAVVPLVL; encoded by the coding sequence ATGGACATCCTGAAGCGTTCCATATCCCCGATAAGCGATGCCGCCTGGCAGGAGATAGACGAACAGGCGATCAAGGTCCTGAAGAGCAGACTTTCCGGCAGGAAGTTCGTAGACGTGCTGGGGCCCTTCGGTTGGGATCACGCCGTGGTATCCACGGGTAGGCTCGATGTCTCTGCCGGCGAGGACAAGGAAGATGTCCGCTGGGGGGTCCATGTCGTCCAGCCCCTGGTGGAGACCCGCTCTTTCTTCGAGATGGATATTTGGGAACTCGATAACGTGGCCCGGGGCGTCAAAGACTTGGAACTGGACAACCTGATAAGCGCTGCCGAAAAGATCGCATCCTTCGAGGAAAACGCCCTTTACAATGGTTTTGAGCCCGGTTGTATCGTCGGGCTGGCCCAGGCGGGGGAGGAACACCAGATCTCCGTCACCACCGAAAACCCCAGGAGCATCATGGCCGGGGTCTCCGAGGGCCTCGTGTTCTTCCAGAAAAGCGCCGTCGAGGGTCCCTACATCCTCGTCGCGGGTCCCCAGCTTTGGAAGGCCATCGATGTCGCCGGTGAGGGCTACCCCCTCAGGAAGAGGATCACCTCCCTTTTCGACGGGGGGATCATCCTCGCGCCGGAACTGGAGGGCGGCTTCCTGGTCTCCTCCAGGGGTGGCGACTTCGAACTCACCCTGGGGCAGGATTTCTCCATAGGCTTTGAGTGCTCCACCGGAGACAAGGTCCAGTTCTTTATGGCCGAATCCTTCTCCTTCAGGGTATTAGAACCCAACGCCGTGGTGCCACTGGTCCTGTAA